A DNA window from Bremerella cremea contains the following coding sequences:
- a CDS encoding type II secretion system protein GspG: MPFGCKHLVGVVVIPDTSITTGHLYVTHKRICDYWNSHGKLPADFEDLPVIENRDCSTTDGWGRELLWKSDGARIIEVYSLGKDGTPGGAGEDCRFSIIFDASNPHRVPEVKED; encoded by the coding sequence ATGCCATTCGGATGCAAGCACTTAGTGGGGGTGGTTGTCATCCCAGATACTAGCATAACAACCGGTCATTTGTACGTGACGCATAAGCGGATTTGCGACTACTGGAATTCACACGGCAAGTTGCCTGCCGATTTCGAGGATTTGCCAGTTATCGAAAACCGCGATTGTTCAACGACAGACGGTTGGGGTAGAGAGCTTCTATGGAAATCGGATGGTGCGAGGATTATCGAGGTTTACAGCTTAGGCAAGGATGGGACACCAGGAGGTGCCGGAGAAGATTGCCGTTTTTCCATTATTTTTGATGCAAGTAACCCACACAGGGTACCAGAAGTCAAGGAAGACTAA